A window of the Lactuca sativa cultivar Salinas chromosome 5, Lsat_Salinas_v11, whole genome shotgun sequence genome harbors these coding sequences:
- the LOC111876997 gene encoding protein TOPLESS-RELATED PROTEIN 2 isoform X2, whose protein sequence is MSHIREFEHLKITLEAIKSATNNFCLENWIGRGGFGNVYKGEIVHSKGQSMVAFKRLDRAFGQGNPEFWKEITMLSLYKHENLVHLLGFCDESDEKILVYDYASNRSLDFHLNSNALTWTQRLKICIGMARGLAYLHNSVVDTHVRVLHRDIKSSNILLDENWNAKISDFGLSKFAKASKFTFLFTSAVGTLGYCDPLYAETGFLTKESDVYSFGVVLFEVLCGRLCICKNDDRPLTGLARECYEQKKIHTIIYGYIRDEINHNSLRAFTTIAYRCLKRDREERPSMTDIVRMLETALEYQINKQSWELPDIVDSFHLKALRLPDSMDASKVMRLTYTNSGLSLLALASNGVHKLWKWQQSELNPSGKSTASIVPQLWQPTNGALMSNDVNESKSAEESAACIALSKNDSYVMSASGGKVSLFNMMTFKVMATFMRPPPTATYLAFHPQDNDIVAIGREDSIIQIYNARLDEVIIELRGHQKQITGLAFSRTLLVSSGADAQLFIWDLIGWEKKKSRSIQLPPGHSSSLVGKTTVQFHNDQLHLLVVHESQIAIYDHQLERLRLWSPRESLSAAISSAIYSCDGMLLYTGFSDGAVGVFDAETLRLRSRIAPSAFVSSSISRLEQESTFFFNMKYFEEQVQAGEWDEVEKYLCGFTKVEDNRYSLKIFFEIRKQKYLEALDRNDRAKAVEILVKDLKVFSTFNEELFKEITQLLTLDNFRQNEKLSDYGDTKSARSIMLVELKKLIEENPLLTEKLTLPVSIASQLLTLINQSYRRAYPAVIASHPSDPNQFALVMSDGSVHVIEPADADPKWGGSTSQDDNAALPLPLPSSNPSNSALNSQPLDKQGT, encoded by the exons ATGTCTCATATAAGAGAGTTTGAACACCTCAAAATAACGTTAGAAGCCATAAAATCTGCAACCAACAACTTCTGTCTTGAGAATTGGATCGGAAGAGGAGGATTTGGGAATGTGTATAAGGGAGAAATCGTCCATTCCAAGGGGCAGTCAATGGTTGCTTTCAAGCGTTTAGACCGTGCATTTGGGCAAGGAAACCCTGAGTTTTGGAAGGAAATCACAATGCTATCACTTTACAAACATGAAAATTTGGTCCATCTGTTAGGATTTTGTGACGAGAGTGATGAGAAGATTCTTGTTTATGATTATGCATCCAATAGAAGTCTAGACTTTCATCTCAATAGCAATGCTTTAACTTGGACccaacgcttgaagatatgcatTGGGATGGCTCGTGGATTAGCATACCTTCACAATTCTGTCGTCGACACCCACGTTAGAGTGTTGCATCGTGACATCAAAAGTTCCAACATCCTATTGGATGAAAATTGGAACGCAAAGATATCAGACTTTGGACTGTCCAAATTTGCTAAAGCTAGCAAGTTCACATTTCTTTTCACCTCTGCTGTAGGCACGCTTGGATATTGTGATCCGCTATACGCGGAGACTGGGTTTCTAACAAAGGAGTCTGATGTTTACTCTTTCGGTGTGGTATTGTTCGAAGTATTGTGTGGGAGGTTGTGTATTTGTAAAAACGATGACCGTCCCTTAACAGGGTTGGCGCGAGAATGCTAcgaacaaaaaaaaatacatacaatTATTTATGGTTATATACGAGATGAAATAAACCATAATTCATTGAGGGCTTTTACAACAATAGCTTATCGATGCTTGAAGAGAGATCGTGAAGAACGTCCGTCAATGACGGATATCGTCAGAATGCTTGAAACTGCACTCGAATATCAA ATTAATAAACAAAGCTGGGAGCTCCCTGATATAGTTGATTCCTTTCACCTTAAAGCTCTACGTTTGCCAGATTCAATGGATGCCAGCAAG GTTATGCGGTTGACCTATACAAATTCTGGCTTATCTTTGCTTGCACTTGCTTCAAATGGCGTTCATAAACTCTGGAAATGGCAACAAAGTGAACTCAATCCATCTGGGAAG TCGACTGCATCTATTGTCCCACAACTATGGCAACCAACAAATGGAGCTCTCATGTCTAATGATGTGAATGAGAGTAAATCTGCTGAAGAGTCTGCAGCATGCATTGCTTTGTCAAAGAATGATTCTTATGTCATGTCTGCATCTGGTGGGAAAGTCTCCTTGTTCAACATGATGACTTTTAAG GTCATGGCAACTTTCATGCGTCCTCCCCCTACAGCTACATACTTGGCTTTCCATCCACAAGACAATGATATTGTTGCCATAGGAAGGGAAGATTCAATTATACAAATTTACAATGCAAGACTTGATGAG GTCATAATCGAACTCAGAGGTCATCAGAAACAGATTACAGGACTTGCTTTCTCACGGACTTTACTTGTTTCATCAGGAGCTGATGCTCAG CTATTTATCTGGGATCTTATTGGATGGGAGAAGAAGAAATCAAGAAGCATACAGTTGCCACCTGGTCATTCTTCCTCTCTAGTTGGAAAAACTACAGTTCAATTCCACAATGATCAACTTCATCTTCTAGTTGTTCATGAAAGTCAAATTGCTATTTATGACCACCAACTGGAGCGCTTGAGATTG TGGTCTCCAAGAGAATCTCTTTCTGCTGCAATTTCAAGTGCAATATATTCATGCGATGGCATGCTATTATACACTGGATTTTCGGATGGTGCTGTTGGAGTTTTTGATGCAGAAACTTTGAGGCTTCGAAGTCGTATAGCACCTTCTGCCTTCGTATCCTCATCAATTTCCAG GTTGGAACAAGAATCTACTTTTTTCTTCAATATGAAATATTTTGAGGAACAAGTTCAAGCTGGTGAATGGGATGAGGTTGAGAAATATCTATGTGGGTTTACAAAGGTTGAAGATAATCGTTACTCACTTAAGATATTCTTTGAAATAAGGAAACAAAAGTACCTTGAAGCTCTTGATAG GAATGACAGAGCAAAAGCTGTTGAAATTCTTGTAAAAGATTTGAAGGTCTTTTCGACTTTTAATGAAGAGCTCTTCAAAGAGATCACACAGCTACTAACTCTTGATAATTTTAG GCAGAATGAGAAGCTTTCAGATTATGGGGACACCAAATCAGCAAGAAGCATTATGTTGGTTGAACTGAAAAAGCTTATAGAAGAAAACCCTTTGCTTACTGAGAAGCTAACTCTTCCTGTATCTATAGCTTCACAACTGCTGACATTGATAAATCAAAG CTATCGCAGGGCATATCCGGCAGTGATTGCATCACATCCATCGGATCCAAACCAATTTGCTCTTGTAATGAGCGATGGTTCTGTCCACGTCATCGAGCCAGCCGATGCAGATCCAAAGTGGGGTGGATCAACGTCTCAGGATGATAATGCGGCTTTACCTTTACCATTACCATCTTCTAATCCTTCAAATTCTGCTTTGAATAGTCAACCATTAGATAAGCAAggtacataa
- the LOC111876997 gene encoding protein TOPLESS-RELATED PROTEIN 2 isoform X3 — MSHIREFEHLKITLEAIKSATNNFCLENWIGRGGFGNVYKGEIVHSKGQSMVAFKRLDRAFGQGNPEFWKEITMLSLYKHENLVHLLGFCDESDEKILVYDYASNRSLDFHLNSNALTWTQRLKICIGMARGLAYLHNSVVDTHVRVLHRDIKSSNILLDENWNAKISDFGLSKFAKASKFTFLFTSAVGTLGYCDPLYAETGFLTKESDVYSFGVVLFEVLCGRLCICKNDDRPLTGLARECYEQKKIHTIIYGYIRDEINHNSLRAFTTIAYRCLKRDREERPSMTDIVRMLETALEYQINKQSWELPDIVDSFHLKALRLPDSMDASKVMRLTYTNSGLSLLALASNGVHKLWKWQQSELNPSGKSTASIVPQLWQPTNGALMSNDVNESKSAEESAACIALSKNDSYVMSASGGKVSLFNMMTFKVMATFMRPPPTATYLAFHPQDNDIVAIGREDSIIQIYNARLDEVIIELRGHQKQITGLAFSRTLLVSSGADAQLFIWDLIGWEKKKSRSIQLPPGHSSSLVGKTTVQFHNDQLHLLVVHESQIAIYDHQLERLRLWSPRESLSAAISSAIYSCDGMLLYTGFSDGAVGVFDAETLRLRSRIAPSAFVSSSISRLEQESTFFFNMKYFEEQVQAGEWDEVEKYLCGFTKVEDNRYSLKIFFEIRKQKYLEALDRNDRAKAVEILVKDLKVFSTFNEELFKEITQLLTLDNFRMRSFQIMGTPNQQEALCWLN, encoded by the exons ATGTCTCATATAAGAGAGTTTGAACACCTCAAAATAACGTTAGAAGCCATAAAATCTGCAACCAACAACTTCTGTCTTGAGAATTGGATCGGAAGAGGAGGATTTGGGAATGTGTATAAGGGAGAAATCGTCCATTCCAAGGGGCAGTCAATGGTTGCTTTCAAGCGTTTAGACCGTGCATTTGGGCAAGGAAACCCTGAGTTTTGGAAGGAAATCACAATGCTATCACTTTACAAACATGAAAATTTGGTCCATCTGTTAGGATTTTGTGACGAGAGTGATGAGAAGATTCTTGTTTATGATTATGCATCCAATAGAAGTCTAGACTTTCATCTCAATAGCAATGCTTTAACTTGGACccaacgcttgaagatatgcatTGGGATGGCTCGTGGATTAGCATACCTTCACAATTCTGTCGTCGACACCCACGTTAGAGTGTTGCATCGTGACATCAAAAGTTCCAACATCCTATTGGATGAAAATTGGAACGCAAAGATATCAGACTTTGGACTGTCCAAATTTGCTAAAGCTAGCAAGTTCACATTTCTTTTCACCTCTGCTGTAGGCACGCTTGGATATTGTGATCCGCTATACGCGGAGACTGGGTTTCTAACAAAGGAGTCTGATGTTTACTCTTTCGGTGTGGTATTGTTCGAAGTATTGTGTGGGAGGTTGTGTATTTGTAAAAACGATGACCGTCCCTTAACAGGGTTGGCGCGAGAATGCTAcgaacaaaaaaaaatacatacaatTATTTATGGTTATATACGAGATGAAATAAACCATAATTCATTGAGGGCTTTTACAACAATAGCTTATCGATGCTTGAAGAGAGATCGTGAAGAACGTCCGTCAATGACGGATATCGTCAGAATGCTTGAAACTGCACTCGAATATCAA ATTAATAAACAAAGCTGGGAGCTCCCTGATATAGTTGATTCCTTTCACCTTAAAGCTCTACGTTTGCCAGATTCAATGGATGCCAGCAAG GTTATGCGGTTGACCTATACAAATTCTGGCTTATCTTTGCTTGCACTTGCTTCAAATGGCGTTCATAAACTCTGGAAATGGCAACAAAGTGAACTCAATCCATCTGGGAAG TCGACTGCATCTATTGTCCCACAACTATGGCAACCAACAAATGGAGCTCTCATGTCTAATGATGTGAATGAGAGTAAATCTGCTGAAGAGTCTGCAGCATGCATTGCTTTGTCAAAGAATGATTCTTATGTCATGTCTGCATCTGGTGGGAAAGTCTCCTTGTTCAACATGATGACTTTTAAG GTCATGGCAACTTTCATGCGTCCTCCCCCTACAGCTACATACTTGGCTTTCCATCCACAAGACAATGATATTGTTGCCATAGGAAGGGAAGATTCAATTATACAAATTTACAATGCAAGACTTGATGAG GTCATAATCGAACTCAGAGGTCATCAGAAACAGATTACAGGACTTGCTTTCTCACGGACTTTACTTGTTTCATCAGGAGCTGATGCTCAG CTATTTATCTGGGATCTTATTGGATGGGAGAAGAAGAAATCAAGAAGCATACAGTTGCCACCTGGTCATTCTTCCTCTCTAGTTGGAAAAACTACAGTTCAATTCCACAATGATCAACTTCATCTTCTAGTTGTTCATGAAAGTCAAATTGCTATTTATGACCACCAACTGGAGCGCTTGAGATTG TGGTCTCCAAGAGAATCTCTTTCTGCTGCAATTTCAAGTGCAATATATTCATGCGATGGCATGCTATTATACACTGGATTTTCGGATGGTGCTGTTGGAGTTTTTGATGCAGAAACTTTGAGGCTTCGAAGTCGTATAGCACCTTCTGCCTTCGTATCCTCATCAATTTCCAG GTTGGAACAAGAATCTACTTTTTTCTTCAATATGAAATATTTTGAGGAACAAGTTCAAGCTGGTGAATGGGATGAGGTTGAGAAATATCTATGTGGGTTTACAAAGGTTGAAGATAATCGTTACTCACTTAAGATATTCTTTGAAATAAGGAAACAAAAGTACCTTGAAGCTCTTGATAG GAATGACAGAGCAAAAGCTGTTGAAATTCTTGTAAAAGATTTGAAGGTCTTTTCGACTTTTAATGAAGAGCTCTTCAAAGAGATCACACAGCTACTAACTCTTGATAATTTTAG AATGAGAAGCTTTCAGATTATGGGGACACCAAATCAGCAAGAAGCATTATGTTGGTTGAACTGA
- the LOC111876997 gene encoding protein TOPLESS-RELATED PROTEIN 2 isoform X1, with protein sequence MSHIREFEHLKITLEAIKSATNNFCLENWIGRGGFGNVYKGEIVHSKGQSMVAFKRLDRAFGQGNPEFWKEITMLSLYKHENLVHLLGFCDESDEKILVYDYASNRSLDFHLNSNALTWTQRLKICIGMARGLAYLHNSVVDTHVRVLHRDIKSSNILLDENWNAKISDFGLSKFAKASKFTFLFTSAVGTLGYCDPLYAETGFLTKESDVYSFGVVLFEVLCGRLCICKNDDRPLTGLARECYEQKKIHTIIYGYIRDEINHNSLRAFTTIAYRCLKRDREERPSMTDIVRMLETALEYQINKQSWELPDIVDSFHLKALRLPDSMDASKVMRLTYTNSGLSLLALASNGVHKLWKWQQSELNPSGKSTASIVPQLWQPTNGALMSNDVNESKSAEESAACIALSKNDSYVMSASGGKVSLFNMMTFKVMATFMRPPPTATYLAFHPQDNDIVAIGREDSIIQIYNARLDEVIIELRGHQKQITGLAFSRTLLVSSGADAQLFIWDLIGWEKKKSRSIQLPPGHSSSLVGKTTVQFHNDQLHLLVVHESQIAIYDHQLERLRLWSPRESLSAAISSAIYSCDGMLLYTGFSDGAVGVFDAETLRLRSRIAPSAFVSSSISRLEQESTFFFNMKYFEEQVQAGEWDEVEKYLCGFTKVEDNRYSLKIFFEIRKQKYLEALDRNDRAKAVEILVKDLKVFSTFNEELFKEITQLLTLDNFRQNEKLSDYGDTKSARSIMLVELKKLIEENPLLTEKLTLPVSIASQLLTLINQSSYRRAYPAVIASHPSDPNQFALVMSDGSVHVIEPADADPKWGGSTSQDDNAALPLPLPSSNPSNSALNSQPLDKQGT encoded by the exons ATGTCTCATATAAGAGAGTTTGAACACCTCAAAATAACGTTAGAAGCCATAAAATCTGCAACCAACAACTTCTGTCTTGAGAATTGGATCGGAAGAGGAGGATTTGGGAATGTGTATAAGGGAGAAATCGTCCATTCCAAGGGGCAGTCAATGGTTGCTTTCAAGCGTTTAGACCGTGCATTTGGGCAAGGAAACCCTGAGTTTTGGAAGGAAATCACAATGCTATCACTTTACAAACATGAAAATTTGGTCCATCTGTTAGGATTTTGTGACGAGAGTGATGAGAAGATTCTTGTTTATGATTATGCATCCAATAGAAGTCTAGACTTTCATCTCAATAGCAATGCTTTAACTTGGACccaacgcttgaagatatgcatTGGGATGGCTCGTGGATTAGCATACCTTCACAATTCTGTCGTCGACACCCACGTTAGAGTGTTGCATCGTGACATCAAAAGTTCCAACATCCTATTGGATGAAAATTGGAACGCAAAGATATCAGACTTTGGACTGTCCAAATTTGCTAAAGCTAGCAAGTTCACATTTCTTTTCACCTCTGCTGTAGGCACGCTTGGATATTGTGATCCGCTATACGCGGAGACTGGGTTTCTAACAAAGGAGTCTGATGTTTACTCTTTCGGTGTGGTATTGTTCGAAGTATTGTGTGGGAGGTTGTGTATTTGTAAAAACGATGACCGTCCCTTAACAGGGTTGGCGCGAGAATGCTAcgaacaaaaaaaaatacatacaatTATTTATGGTTATATACGAGATGAAATAAACCATAATTCATTGAGGGCTTTTACAACAATAGCTTATCGATGCTTGAAGAGAGATCGTGAAGAACGTCCGTCAATGACGGATATCGTCAGAATGCTTGAAACTGCACTCGAATATCAA ATTAATAAACAAAGCTGGGAGCTCCCTGATATAGTTGATTCCTTTCACCTTAAAGCTCTACGTTTGCCAGATTCAATGGATGCCAGCAAG GTTATGCGGTTGACCTATACAAATTCTGGCTTATCTTTGCTTGCACTTGCTTCAAATGGCGTTCATAAACTCTGGAAATGGCAACAAAGTGAACTCAATCCATCTGGGAAG TCGACTGCATCTATTGTCCCACAACTATGGCAACCAACAAATGGAGCTCTCATGTCTAATGATGTGAATGAGAGTAAATCTGCTGAAGAGTCTGCAGCATGCATTGCTTTGTCAAAGAATGATTCTTATGTCATGTCTGCATCTGGTGGGAAAGTCTCCTTGTTCAACATGATGACTTTTAAG GTCATGGCAACTTTCATGCGTCCTCCCCCTACAGCTACATACTTGGCTTTCCATCCACAAGACAATGATATTGTTGCCATAGGAAGGGAAGATTCAATTATACAAATTTACAATGCAAGACTTGATGAG GTCATAATCGAACTCAGAGGTCATCAGAAACAGATTACAGGACTTGCTTTCTCACGGACTTTACTTGTTTCATCAGGAGCTGATGCTCAG CTATTTATCTGGGATCTTATTGGATGGGAGAAGAAGAAATCAAGAAGCATACAGTTGCCACCTGGTCATTCTTCCTCTCTAGTTGGAAAAACTACAGTTCAATTCCACAATGATCAACTTCATCTTCTAGTTGTTCATGAAAGTCAAATTGCTATTTATGACCACCAACTGGAGCGCTTGAGATTG TGGTCTCCAAGAGAATCTCTTTCTGCTGCAATTTCAAGTGCAATATATTCATGCGATGGCATGCTATTATACACTGGATTTTCGGATGGTGCTGTTGGAGTTTTTGATGCAGAAACTTTGAGGCTTCGAAGTCGTATAGCACCTTCTGCCTTCGTATCCTCATCAATTTCCAG GTTGGAACAAGAATCTACTTTTTTCTTCAATATGAAATATTTTGAGGAACAAGTTCAAGCTGGTGAATGGGATGAGGTTGAGAAATATCTATGTGGGTTTACAAAGGTTGAAGATAATCGTTACTCACTTAAGATATTCTTTGAAATAAGGAAACAAAAGTACCTTGAAGCTCTTGATAG GAATGACAGAGCAAAAGCTGTTGAAATTCTTGTAAAAGATTTGAAGGTCTTTTCGACTTTTAATGAAGAGCTCTTCAAAGAGATCACACAGCTACTAACTCTTGATAATTTTAG GCAGAATGAGAAGCTTTCAGATTATGGGGACACCAAATCAGCAAGAAGCATTATGTTGGTTGAACTGAAAAAGCTTATAGAAGAAAACCCTTTGCTTACTGAGAAGCTAACTCTTCCTGTATCTATAGCTTCACAACTGCTGACATTGATAAATCAAAG CAGCTATCGCAGGGCATATCCGGCAGTGATTGCATCACATCCATCGGATCCAAACCAATTTGCTCTTGTAATGAGCGATGGTTCTGTCCACGTCATCGAGCCAGCCGATGCAGATCCAAAGTGGGGTGGATCAACGTCTCAGGATGATAATGCGGCTTTACCTTTACCATTACCATCTTCTAATCCTTCAAATTCTGCTTTGAATAGTCAACCATTAGATAAGCAAggtacataa